Proteins co-encoded in one Brassica rapa cultivar Chiifu-401-42 chromosome A02, CAAS_Brap_v3.01, whole genome shotgun sequence genomic window:
- the LOC103853018 gene encoding uncharacterized protein LOC103853018 — MNFFYNGFYPPIKAPNRFKVDLTKFFDTMRSWGLAHAHLDDVLAHIRETLYCFPWMKSDPVANLLNLTGDVEYIYKGNSFKAFITIYLPESYPKDPPQAWVVCEDGITGINHKQMHVAANGSVSIPYLWDWDGKSSTLLQFILHMSVEFTSQPPTFVIDVGIYLSDNQRELLKIIIDYGIMHLYDEIFKITPARTYAFFDEVARRYPPVLVDLAGHIRTSKRGVKNFIDIVAELLGQPSKTISTVDVADHSFLP, encoded by the exons ATGAACTTCTTCTACAATGGATTCTATCCTCCAATCAAAGCTCCCAACCGATTTAAG GTAGACCTTACTAAATTTTTTGACACCATGAGGAGTTGGGGTCTTGCTCATGCCCACTTGGATGATGTCTTGGCACATATCAGGGAAACACTCTATTGTTTCCCGTGGATGAAATCCGACCCAGTGGCAAATCTGCTCAACTTAACTGGTGATGTTGAGTATATCTACAAGGGAAACTCTTTCAAAGCTTTTATCACCATTTATCTACCAGAGTCTTATCCTAAGGATCCTCCTCAAGCGTGGGTAGTCTGCGAAGACGGTATTACGGGAATCAACCATAAGCAAATGCATGTAGCTGCCAATGGTAGCGTCAGTATTCCATATCTATGGGATTGGGATGGCAAGAGTTCCACGCTTTTACAATTTATCTTGCATATGTCCGTTGAATTTACGTCTCAGCCACCTACCTTCGTCATTGATGTTGGCATCTATTTATCTGATAATCag agggAGTTATTGAAGATCATAATCGACTACGGGATCATGCATCTCTACGATGAAATTTTCAAGATAACACCCGCAAGGACATATGCTTTCTTCGATGAG GTTGCTAGACGATATCCTCCGGTTTTAGTGGATCTAGCTGGCCACATCAGGACTAGCAAAAGAGGTGTGAAAAATTTCATTGACATTGTGGCAGAGTTACTTGGACAACCTTCCAAGACCATAAGTACAGTGGATGTTGCGGATCATAGTTTCCTCCCATGA